Genomic window (Marinobacter fonticola):
CGCACCGGGTTTCGATGGGCAGCAGCAATAGGTAGTCTTTGCCTTCGGTGCGATCGTAGAAGAGTTCGGTGGGGCACATGGTCGTGCGCCCGGCCTGGGATGGCAGCATGCGCTGGCCATAGTCGGAGAAGAAGAGGGCGTTGATTAGCTCCGTCTTCCCGCGGGAATATTCGCCGACGAAGGCAATCGTCAATTCATCTTCGATCAACAGCTCCAATCCGCGCCGAATGCGCTGGCTAACGTCGTCGGAAAACAGGTCGTTATCCTGCAACCAAAGGCGATAGCGGGAAATCTGGCGGATAAGTTCCTTCTTCCAGGCGTGGTAAGCCTCCACCTGATGGGACAAGCTTCCAATTGCGTTCATGGCTAGCCTTCTGCGCGAATTCTGTGCTGCGGAGATGCCGGAATGCTGGTGCTGGGTGCCAGCACACGACTAGATCACCCGTTTACCGAACCCTTCCTGCGGTCCTTTTATGTCGCTATAACGGTTAAGTCGTTATACCGGTATCCATCTCGGCGCGACCCTGACGTGGTCGAACCGCCTTGAGAGAATTCCGGCTTATTCTATCTATGGTAGGTCGCGGCGAAAGTTCGCTTTGTGACAGAGCGCGCGATTACGCCCTGTTTTACCGTCAATTTAACGGCAGGGAAAAGATAAGTGTTTTGAAATCAGTCGTGTGGAAGGCTTTCGGTCTTAGGTGGATTTTTGCTTCTTTTTGTAAGTCTTTGTTGGTACGGAAGAATTCTACTTTCAGGCGGGGAGGTGGGCGCCGCTCAAAGAGCGACGCCGATGTTGCCCAGTCCAACGCCACGGGCCATGTGCTCGATGATGATGGAAATAACATTGAGGAGCAGGAACACCACAATCGGCGACAGATCCAGTCCGCCTAACGAGGGCATCACATTGCGTACCGGACGCATTACCGGTTCGGTGAGCTGGCCAATGAGCTGGATGGCCGGATGCGAGCTGCCCGGGGCGATCCAGCTAATGATGACAATCGCCAGTACCGACCAGAAGTAGATCTTGACGATCAGGCCCAGCACCGTAACGACGGACCACGCCAGCAGTGTGACCGGGTTGATCGCCGGCAGGCCATTGTTGAGTGCAATCAAGATCAGCAGGAACGTCATCATTTGAATAAGGATGGCGAGCACCAGTGCAGCGCCATCGACCCCGCCCCAGCCGGGAATCACCTTGCGTAACGGACGCAACGGTGGGTTAGTGGCTTTAACCACAAACTGGCTAATGGGATTGTAGAAGTCTGCCCGTGCCACCTGCAGCAAAAAGCGCAGCAGGACGATGGTGAGGTAGAAGGTCGAGAGAATCTGTAACGTCGTAATCAGAATCTGCGCCAGCATATCAGGCTCCGTGCTCAGGTTTCGGCGTCAATAATGCGGTCGGGCAGGGCGAATTTCCACCACTGCGTGCTGTTTAGTCTTCACTCAGTTCTTTGGCGAGTTCGCCAGACCGTTTGAACGCCGCCTGACCCGCCTTCTGGACCAGTTCGCGTAGGCCGCCTTCTTCGAAGGTCTTGATGGCCTGTTCGGTGGTACCGCCGGGTGACATGACATTGCGCTTCAGCTGCGCCGGTTCGTCCGGGCCGCGTGCAGCCATTTCTGCGGCGCCAGCCATGGTTTGGATTGCCAGCCGGCGCGCCGTCCCCGCTTCCAGACCGTTGGCGATGGCGGCCTCTTCCAGCGCTTCAAGGATGAGGAAGAAATAGGCC
Coding sequences:
- a CDS encoding YggT family protein encodes the protein MLAQILITTLQILSTFYLTIVLLRFLLQVARADFYNPISQFVVKATNPPLRPLRKVIPGWGGVDGAALVLAILIQMMTFLLILIALNNGLPAINPVTLLAWSVVTVLGLIVKIYFWSVLAIVIISWIAPGSSHPAIQLIGQLTEPVMRPVRNVMPSLGGLDLSPIVVFLLLNVISIIIEHMARGVGLGNIGVAL